Part of the Desulfosporosinus sp. Sb-LF genome, TCTGCATAGGGCGTCCAGTTGAGGAAATGCCGCGCATTGTGACAAGGATATGTGGGGTATGTCCATGGGCGCACCATTTGGCCTCGGCTAAAGCCGCAGATGCGGTTTATGGAGTGCAGATTCCAGAAACGGCAAAAAAGATCCGGGAGTTGGCATATTCTGCCCATTTTATCCACAGTCACCTACTACACTTCTTCTTTCTAGCTGGAGCCGATTTCTTGACTGAGCCGGGTACAGATTACCTGCTTAGAAATGTCATGGGCCTTGCTCAAAAACACCCAGCACTAGTCCAAAAGGTTGTTAAGGTCAGGCATGCCGCCCAAAAAATGACTGAAATCATAGCTGGAAAAGCGATACACCCCGATGCGGCAGTGCCGGGTGGGTTTAGCCGGACGATAAACGAGGAACAAAGAAAAGAATTAAGGGCAATGGCTGGAGAGTGTCTTGACTTCACCCGATTTGCTCTTGATTTTGCAAAGAATAACGTTTTTGCTAAGCTTTTACCAGAATTAAAACTGTCAAAACCTATGGAGACCGGCTACCTGGGTATGGTGGGAAAAAACGGCGATTTGAACTTTTATGATGGGAAACTGCGTTTGCAAAGGACAAATGGTAGCCGCGTGGAATTCGAGCCCGTTGACTATTTAAATTATATCGGAGAACACTCTGAAGATTGGACCTACATGAAGTTTCCATATGATTTATCAGCGGGCAGTTTATCGATGAATCCTGACCATCCATTAGGTGTTTACCGCACTAACTCGTTGGCAAGACTAAATGTTTGCGATTACATTCCTACACCTCTTGCGCAAAAGGAACTGATCGAGTTCCGAGCAGAAGTAGGCGGAGTAGCACACCACACTTTCCTTTATCACTGGGCCAGGCTCATTGAAGCTTTATTTGCAGCAGAACGGGCGGTCGAACTGCTTGAGGACGAAGGGATTACTGGAACGCATGTACGCGAGAAAGCAGAACCGCGTGCCGGTCGTGGTGTAGGCGTGGTTGAAGCGCCACGAGGAACTTTAATTCACGACTATGAGACTGATTCCAACGGGTGTCTGACCAAGGTGAACCTTATTGTAGGTACTACCCATAACAATGCGGCTATTAATATTTCGGCTTTTAGAGCGGCGCGTCTCGTCCTTGCAGATGGAAAATGCAGCGAAGAAGATCTTAATAAGATTGAGATGGCTATTCGAGCTTATGACCCGTGCTTTAGCTGCGCAACGCACAAGGTTGACGGTAGCCTGTCCGTAAGACTCGAAATAGTGGATGCACGGGGTAAAGTATTAAAGACACTTTATAACTAGTAAGAAGGAGATAGTTAACAATGCGTACGGGACAGATTTTAGTAGTAGGATGCGGGAATTTATTGTTTGGAGATGATGGTTTTGGCCCCGGCGTTATTGAATGTTTAAAAGCGAAGTACCAGCTTCCCGACGGTGTAGAAGTGATTGATGCGGGAACCAGTGCTGGAGATCTTCTACTGGACGCACTTTTGGGGGAGCGCGGTCCGAAACAAGTTATCTTGATCGACGCCATAGACCTGGGCT contains:
- a CDS encoding Ni/Fe hydrogenase subunit alpha yields the protein MGKEIIIQPVSRIEGHARVTVILDDAGKVTDTRVQVVELRGFEKFCIGRPVEEMPRIVTRICGVCPWAHHLASAKAADAVYGVQIPETAKKIRELAYSAHFIHSHLLHFFFLAGADFLTEPGTDYLLRNVMGLAQKHPALVQKVVKVRHAAQKMTEIIAGKAIHPDAAVPGGFSRTINEEQRKELRAMAGECLDFTRFALDFAKNNVFAKLLPELKLSKPMETGYLGMVGKNGDLNFYDGKLRLQRTNGSRVEFEPVDYLNYIGEHSEDWTYMKFPYDLSAGSLSMNPDHPLGVYRTNSLARLNVCDYIPTPLAQKELIEFRAEVGGVAHHTFLYHWARLIEALFAAERAVELLEDEGITGTHVREKAEPRAGRGVGVVEAPRGTLIHDYETDSNGCLTKVNLIVGTTHNNAAINISAFRAARLVLADGKCSEEDLNKIEMAIRAYDPCFSCATHKVDGSLSVRLEIVDARGKVLKTLYN